Proteins encoded together in one Amblyomma americanum isolate KBUSLIRL-KWMA chromosome 1, ASM5285725v1, whole genome shotgun sequence window:
- the LOC144133007 gene encoding importin-7-like: MMQTTTTTRMTLTTSARSVRRELWGAPFPAPSASIEGDRAEGNDSEQGIASNTTPRNEDECPVDKYQVFKEVMRGIQKADPLWFVALTSGPQFHVQQRSPQEVNVLTGHKKAAAESIRIEKSGGYVFQNQTASSSFSSGGTRFVKPQDFEREGFHELGWP; this comes from the exons ATGATGCAGACAACGACAACAACCAGGATGACACTAACGACCAGTGCCAGGAGTGTCCGAAGAGAATTGTGGGGCGCGCCGTTTCCCGCACCATCAGCCTCCATCGAGGGTGACCGCGCGGAAGGCAACGATTCTGAGCAAGGCATAGCGTCCAACACGACGCCCCGCAACGAAGACGAGTGCCCTGTCGACAAATACCAGGTCTTCAAGGAAGTCATGCGAGGCATCCAGAAAGCGGACCCGCTGTGGTTCGTTGCACTGACGTCGGGCCCACAGTTCCATGTGCAGCAGAGGTCCCCGCAGGAGGTCAACGTGCTGACAGGCCATAAGAAGGCCGCCGCAGAGTCGATCCGGATCGAGAAGAGCGGCGGATACGTGTTCCAGAACCAGACGGCGTCTTCTTCGTTCAGCTCTGGAGGCACACGCTTCGTCAAGCCACAGGACTTCGAAAG AGAAGGCTTCCACGAACTAGGCTGGCCATAA